One genomic segment of uncultured Methanobrevibacter sp. includes these proteins:
- a CDS encoding 30S ribosomal protein S4e produces MAKMGSRKHLKRYKAPKSWPIHPKEDTWTVKPSAGSHSINSSIPLTLVIRDVLKLADNSREAKRIINSGNVLVDGRVVKDYKFPVGFMDVIEIPKTGESYRVLLDRKGRLQLDLIDDSSAKLSKIVNKSTIKGGKTQLNLHDGKNVIIDEDAYSVGDVISLKVPEQEIAEVYPLQEGATVLVTGGKHTGELGTVSEIIENKSSNPNTIIIENSSKDEFLTLKDYAFVVGNDAPSISLLEVNK; encoded by the coding sequence ATGGCTAAAATGGGATCTAGAAAACATCTTAAAAGATATAAAGCACCAAAATCCTGGCCTATTCATCCTAAAGAAGATACCTGGACTGTAAAACCTTCTGCAGGTTCACATTCCATAAACAGTTCTATTCCATTAACTTTAGTTATCAGAGATGTTTTAAAATTAGCAGATAATTCTAGAGAAGCTAAAAGGATTATTAACTCTGGTAATGTTTTAGTTGACGGAAGAGTTGTCAAAGATTACAAATTCCCAGTAGGTTTCATGGATGTTATTGAAATTCCAAAAACTGGTGAATCTTACAGAGTTCTTTTAGATAGAAAAGGCAGATTACAATTAGACTTAATTGATGATAGTAGTGCTAAATTATCCAAAATCGTTAACAAATCCACCATTAAAGGAGGAAAAACTCAATTAAACCTTCATGATGGTAAAAATGTTATTATTGATGAAGATGCATACTCCGTTGGAGATGTTATTTCATTAAAAGTACCTGAACAAGAAATTGCTGAAGTTTATCCTTTACAAGAAGGAGCTACTGTTCTTGTTACTGGTGGTAAACACACTGGTGAATTAGGTACTGTAAGTGAAATTATTGAAAATAAATCATCCAATCCAAATACTATTATTATCGAAAATAGTTCTAAAGATGAATTTTTAACTTTAAAAGATTATGCGTTTGTTGTTGGTAACGATGCACCATCAATCTCTTTATTGGAGGTTAATAAATGA
- a CDS encoding 50S ribosomal protein L5, with translation MNPMNEVRVEKATVSIGVGEAGEKLSRAITLLEEMFDQTPVKTFSKVTNPEWGIRKKQPIACKLTLRGEKADKAIDMVLEGISRNIKPTQFDAQGNLSFGIREHIDIPGMRYNPDIGIFGMNVSVTFEKPGYRISRRKIQQKKVPQKHRISKEETMKFMEENFNVNYVTE, from the coding sequence ATGAACCCAATGAATGAAGTACGTGTCGAAAAAGCTACAGTAAGTATTGGTGTTGGTGAAGCAGGTGAAAAATTATCCCGTGCAATCACTCTTTTAGAAGAAATGTTTGACCAAACTCCTGTAAAAACTTTCTCTAAAGTAACTAACCCTGAATGGGGAATTAGGAAAAAACAACCAATCGCATGTAAATTAACTTTACGTGGTGAAAAAGCAGACAAAGCTATCGACATGGTTTTAGAAGGTATTAGTAGAAATATCAAACCTACTCAATTTGATGCACAAGGTAATCTTTCTTTTGGTATCAGAGAACACATTGATATTCCTGGAATGAGATATAATCCGGATATTGGTATCTTTGGTATGAACGTTTCTGTTACTTTTGAAAAACCAGGTTACAGAATATCTAGAAGAAAAATACAACAAAAGAAAGTTCCACAAAAACATAGAATTTCTAAAGAAGAAACTATGAAATTTATGGAAGAAAACTTTAATGTTAATTATGTAACTGAATAG
- a CDS encoding 30S ribosomal protein S14 yields the protein MIILPRKYGKASKKCSRCGDHSAMVSRYGLNLCRQCFREIAPKIGFKKYN from the coding sequence GTGATTATTTTGCCAAGAAAATACGGAAAAGCTTCAAAAAAATGTAGTCGTTGCGGAGACCACTCTGCTATGGTTAGCAGATATGGATTAAATTTATGCAGACAATGTTTTAGGGAAATTGCTCCTAAAATAGGATTTAAAAAATATAATTAG
- a CDS encoding 30S ribosomal protein S8, with the protein MSLMDPLADALTNIRNNELQVNDSCVISPASKLIGQVLSTMQKENYIGNFEYIDDNRAGKFTVELLGNINKCGVIKPRHAVKKDEFEKFEKRYLPAKNFVTTPQGIMTHNEAKEKGIGGRLLAYMY; encoded by the coding sequence ATGAGTCTTATGGATCCTCTTGCTGATGCTTTAACTAATATCAGAAATAACGAATTACAAGTAAACGATTCTTGTGTTATTTCTCCTGCTTCCAAATTAATTGGACAAGTTTTAAGCACTATGCAAAAAGAGAATTATATTGGTAATTTTGAATATATTGATGACAACAGGGCAGGTAAATTCACTGTTGAATTATTAGGTAACATTAACAAATGTGGTGTTATCAAACCTCGTCACGCTGTTAAAAAAGATGAATTTGAGAAATTTGAAAAAAGATATTTGCCAGCAAAAAACTTCGTCACAACTCCTCAAGGAATTATGACTCACAATGAGGCAAAAGAAAAAGGAATTGGCGGACGTTTGTTGG